The genomic DNA TGAAGGATTAAACTCGTATTGGGGTTCGATGGGGAACTCGAGAAGCACCACTGCCATCCTAATTGGGAAATTGCTTACTATGACGATGAAGGTAATGTAGTGTGAAGTTAACAGAAGGGATAGTATACGAAATAAGAAAAAAGGACTAGCAGTCGTACCTGCCGTCCTTTAATAGGAGAAAAAGTAATCTTATTTAGAACTACGCATAAACAGAAAATCTGCTTGTAATTAGTTTTACCCTAACTATACGTGTCTATACAGAAAAGGGATAAGTAAAAAATACTTATCCCCGGAAGGGAAATCCCAAGCACCAAAATGGCTCGTATTGGTCTGCAGGTTCAAAAGTAGTATATGTAAAACGAAAAATCTCATACAAAAAGCAGACAACGATTTTGGTTGTCTGCCAGTGTGTTCAATGAGTTAGCTAATTGTGATAATTTGCATCCCCATTACGAGAAGAGTGAAGCTGCTAGTTCAAACAGCTTGTTGGTATTATTATCGATTTCTTAAAAAATATACAGAGAAAGCAGATAAGTGAAGAACCTACCTGCTTCTGCTGTAACAAAAGAAAGAAGTATTAGCCGTGGACACGGCGGCTTGAAAATAGTATGTATTTTTATTTGAAAAATATTCAAGGGATGAAGAAACATGGAATGTTTAATAAAAGGTGTTTGTGAAATTAATCAGCTAATTAGTAAAACAAAAGAGAAAAACAATGAGCAAATATAACAATAAAAAGGTAAATGTTCAAAAGAGCGATGAGTATAAAGTAAAACAAAATAGTTAGATTAAAGACTGATTTTCATAAAAAATAAAGCACACATATAAGTGTGCTCTTATGAACGCTTTAGATTTGTATGACTAGATAGTCACCATACAATAAAATATGCTTGTTTGATATAAATGTGTGTCAAATCTATAACATATATTTTGGGGTGTATAAGGAATATTAAATGTTAATTAACCAAGCATATTGTTTTTATTAACGAATTTGTGCAACTGTTAAAGCGGCAGAACGAATATCTACTGTACCAATTACTTCAACGGGTACAATTTGAATTAAATCACCAGGGTTTAAGTTAATTAGAATGACACCGCTGGATACATCTACTTCACCAGTGCCAATGATATTAGAACGGACTGCGGTTCCAGATCCTGCAATAATATTAGTTGATGAGTTTAGTGTCAAGAAAAAGCGCGCTGCTTCCGGGGCTACTGGAACATTATCGAGGCTGATTGTTAATGTATAGCTGATTTGATAAATACCAGCTACTTGAATTCTAATACCAGTTCCTGTACTAATTGTATCATTGATTACAGGGACAGTAATATTAGGATTTGGGCCCGTACTAGGTAGTAGTAGTGGCGTGAATAGTGTTGCAAATTGAGGTGAAGTAGCATTAAAAGCAAAACCGAGAGCTGGTAGAGTACTGGGGGCTTGTGCGCCACAATTAAAGTTTGTGAGCTTACGACTAGATGAGCGCATATTTTCACTCCTTTCTTTCATTTAGATTGCGTGAGTAATAACCTCACGTTTTGGACAAGCACAATACAATATATGAAAATTTATAGTAAATAGTGCAGAGGGCTACTGTTATGAATCAAATTAACTATCTGTTGTACAAAGGAAACACTACGCTTACAGAAATGGTTTGTAACCTAAAGTTGAAAAAATAGTATGAACAGAGTTAAAAATGTTATTTAGAAATGAAAAAAAACATAAAAAAAGAGCACGCATATGAACTGCACCCCAATTGTTAGACACAGTCTAACAATTGGAGGTGCAGTTTTTCTATGGCTAAATTTACTGCTGATGAAAAAATACAAATCGTTCTACGTTATTTGAACGGAAATGAAAGTTATCGAGAAATGGGTAGATCGATCGGTATAAGTGACACAATCATTTTGAATTGGGTAAACCAATATAAACAGAATGGTGTGGAAGCTTTTCTAAAACGATGTACAAATTACACACAACAATTTAAACTAGACGTACTAAACTTTATGATTGAAAACGGTATGTCCTTATTTGAGACGGCAGCTATCTTTAACATTCCTGCCCCTTCAACGATTTCTGTTTGGAAAAAACAGTTCGAAACACAAGGAATTGATGCCCTTCAATCTAAGAAAAAGGGGCGTCTATCCATGAAAAAAGATTCAAATAAACAATTAAAACAAGCTTTAGCTGAAGGGTCAGTCGAAGCACTTGAAGCACGTATTCAACAGCTTGAGATGGAAAATGAGTACTTAAAAAAGTTGAATGCCTTAGTTCAAAACAAGGAAAAATCACGAAACAAGACAAAGCGCAAGTAGTCTATGAATTAAGGCATAAATATTCGGTGAAGGCACTCGTGGAGCTAGCTACTATTCCTCGAAGCACGTATTATGATTTAGTAAAGAAAATGAATCGTCCAGATGTAGATGCCGATTTGAAAGCGGAGATTAAAGCGATTTATGAGGAAAATGAAGGTCGTTATGGTTACCGTCGCATTCGTGATGAATTAACGAATCGTGGTCAGAAAGTGAATCACAAGAAGGTTCAGCGCATTATGAAAGAGCTTGGATTAAAGTGTGTTGTGCGTATGAAAAAATATAAGTCTTATAAAGGAAAAGTTGGTAGAATTGCACCTAATTTTTTAGAGCGTAATTTTCATACAGATGCACCGAATCAAAAATGGGTAACAGACATCACAGAGTTTAAATTATTTGGAGAAAAACTGTATGTATCACCTGTATTAGATTTGTATAATGGTGAAATTATTACCTATACAATTGGTTCTAGACCGACGTATTCACTTGTTTCAGAGATGTTAGAGAAAGCATTGGAACGTTTACCTGAAACCCACCAGCTACTGATGCATTCAGATCAAGGATGGCATTATCAAATGAGACAGTACGTCTGTACACTTGAATCAAGAGCTATCGTCCAGAGTATGTCTCGAAAAGGCAACTGTTACGACAACGCAGTAATAGAGAATTTCTTTGGGATTATGAAGTCGGAGTTCCTCTACATAAAAGAGTTTGAAAGTGTAGAGCATTTTAAAAGAGAATTAGAAAAATATATAGATTATTATAATACGAAACGGATTAAGGCAAAATTAAAAATGAGCCCGGTACAATACCGGACTCACTTTTATCAAGCTGCCTAATGAAATAACCGTGTCTAACTTTTAGGGGTCACTTCAATATAAGCATGCTCTTTGACAAGAAAGGTAGATTTTTATGAGTGGATTCCTCCATACAATAAAATATGCTTGTCCGGTTAAAAGGTGAAAAGGCTTCATAAAATCATTATTTTAAAATTAAAGAGCACCTAAGAGAGCGCTCTTCGATCACAACAATATTAAAAAATATTTGATATTATATGTAATCTTTTTAGCTTTGTGATTAATTAAAAGTTTTTCGAATGGTTTTTGGATGGTAGTACATGCTGTTCTATTTTTTCGTAAAGATTAAGTAGTTGTTTGATGAATGTAATTTGTGGTGTTAACCAATACGAAAATAGTGCTGAAATAATTCCTATTAGAGCTCCTGTAAGGACATCGAAAGGATAATGAACTCCTACCCAAATTCGGGAAATAGCTACGCAGAATGCAAGCACAAGCCATAACCATCTAGCCTTTTTATGAACAAGCCAGAATGAAAAACAAATTGAAAAAAATAGAATCGTATGATCGCTAGGAAATGAATTATCAACTGCATGATCGACAAGTTTATTAACATTAGGTAAAACTGCAAATGGTTGATAATTTAAGTGTAATTTCCCTGCTAATTTTCCAATTATTTCAGCAGTTATGAAAGCAATCATTGCTTGAATAATCACCATTTTGTTTTGTCTAGATTGAGTAAACCAATAAGCGATAATAATTAAACCTAAAAAATACACCATATATTCTGCTAAAAATACCATAGTTGAGTTTAGAGATGAATATTGCTTCCCTAAATCATTGATAGCTCGAAAAGCATCAATATTTAATTGAGAAAAAGACATTTTTAAATCGCTCCTTATATTGTGTCTATAACTTTATTACGTGAAAAAATTTTTAACTGAGGCTTAACAGTCTCTTAATTAATTCTTAGTTATTTCTTAACAATTCTTGTTTGTGTATAAGGGAAATTATAGTAAAGAGTTTATAGTGAAAAAATTGATTTTAGTGACATTAGTATTACAAAACTGTAAGGATTAGCTCATTAAAGATTATTAATAAAATAGTTATTTTGGAGAAAGGAAGAATGAATATAGAACGAATCGAAACTGCTGAGGAATTACTTGAGGATATGAAGGAATGCTTTTTGAATGGAACATCTTTAAAGGTGATTTTAATCTCGTATCTTCGTTGATTGAAGAAGTGAAGCGTATAACAAAATAAAAATTTCATTTTGTAGAAAAGGGGAATGGATATGTGTACTTATTGGGAAAATGCAGTTAAAGAATTCTTCAAGAAGCAAGAGCAGGAACGAAATAAAAGAGCAGCTAGCAAAAGCTAACTGCTCAATACAAGGAGATACAGAGAAGACTACTTTAAATGAATGTTGGCATACAGCCTACATACAGTATTGACCGAATATTTATTTTAAATCCAATTTATTTTAGGAGTTTTTTCTTTGTTTGAAAGTTCGAAAAGATATATAATAATTTTCTGACTATTAAACTGGAGGGATACAAATGAAAAATGAAACGTTACATATTCAAGAAGATATTATTGAAATGCTTGATTCATTATTAAGACCGGCAGAACCATTTTGGAATGAATTTTATAAGAATAGAGAAAAGGATGTTCCGTTTTTTGAAAATGTTCCAGATGAGAACCTAGTTTCGTATATACAAAAAAAGCGGGTTTCGAAAGGAAAAGTACTAGAACTTGGATGTGGTCCGGGTAGAAATGCAATTTATCTAGCAAATGAAGGGTTTGATGTAACAGCGGTAGATTTATCTATAGAGGGCATTAATTGGGCGAAAGAGAGAGCGTTAGCAAAAGAAATAGAAATTCACTTTATTTGTGATTCGATTTTTAATTTAGAGGGTCAAAATGATTTTGACTTTGTATACGATTCGGGCTGTTTACATCATATTCCACCGCATAGAAGAATAAATTATGTGAATTTAATTAAAAACTCCTTGAAATCGGGTGGTTATTTTGGATTAACATGTTTTGCGGCAGGTGATTTAGATGAACGAAATGGCTCGGAAATATCAGATTGGGACGTATATAGAGGATGGAGTCTGCAAGGTGGTCTTGCATACTCTGAAGAGAAATTAAGAGAGATATTTAAAGAATTTGAGGTGATTGAAATTAGAAAGATGAAGCAAATTGAACAACCAAATACTATGTTTGGAGAATCATTTCTTTGGACAGCATTATTTAAGAAGAAATAAGAAAGTAGATAATTGACAAACTTATCGTTTTTATAGACAATAAACTCACGGAATGTACGTTCGTTTTTTGTTGGCCGATGTATGTTTTACATAAATACATAACAAGGGGTTGTCTCTATATGAGTAACACAAATCAAAAAATTACTACGTTTTTAATGTTTGAAGGTAAAGCTGAAGAGGCGATGAACTTTTACACGTCGCTATTCGATCAATCAGAAATTGTAAGTATCTCTCGCTACGATGAAAACGGACCTGGTAAAGAGGGTACTGTAATTCATGCAACTTTTACTTTACACGGACAAGAGTTCATGTGCATAGATAGTTATGTAAATCATAATTTTACATTTACACCAGCTATGTCTCTTTATGTAACTTGTGATACGGAAGAAGAAATTGAAACGGCTTTTAATAAACTAGCTCAAGATGGAGCAGTACTTATGCCTTTAGGTGCCTATCCGTTTAGCAAAAAGTTTGGCTGGTTAAATGATAAGTATGGTGTGTCTTGGCAGTTAACGCTTGCGGAATAAAGATTTAAAAAGAAAAGCGTAACTATAAATAGGTTACGCTTTTCTTTTTAAGCATTTTGCTTTCCGAATCTTTTCCCAAGTTTAGCTAACAATTCAGGCTGATCCCCTTGGCTCATTATAACTTCAACAAAGATAAGTTGATTCTTATTTAAAGTTATTTCCGTTAAAACTTCTGCTAACCCTGTTTCATATTCCACTTTAAATGTTAGGCTTTTCTCTTCTGATCCGAATACGTTCGCTAGTTTTGTGTAATCCCACATTTGTATGTCATTATACGGTTCGTTTTGACCATGAATTGCACGTTCAACAGTGTATCCGTTGTTATTAATTAAAAATATAATCGGTTTTAAATTTTGACGTAGTATAGTCGATAACTCTTGGACAGTTAATTGAAATGAACCATCACCAATAATTAAAATGTTGCGCCGTGATAAATCAGCGAGTTGTGTACCAAGTAGAGCAGGTAATGTATAACCAATCGATCCCCATAATGGTTGCGCAACATATGTAGTGTTGTTTGGTAAATGGATAGCGGCACTACCAAAGAAAGGTGTTCCTTGCTCTACGATTAAGACGTCGTTTTCTTGTAAGAACTGGTACATTTGCTGCCAAAAACGTTTTTGCGTAACCATTTGTGGCTTTGGATTAAACTTTTCAGTAATAGATAGTGATTCTGAAATAAATGGCTTAATATCAAGCGTTTCTTCATTCCGATGTTCAATTACATCACTTAACTGTTGTAAAACATCTTTCATTACAACTGGTCCATATTTTTTATCTATAATTTTAACAGTGTAGGGATGAATTTCTATAACTTGCTCTTTCGTAAAACCTTGTGTGAATCCGCCTGTAATAGTATCAGTCAATTTCACACCAATACTAATAATACAGTCAGATTCATCAATTCTTTTTCGTAAGTACGGAGAACTAACATCACCAGTATAAATTCCTATAAACTGAGGGTGTTTTTCAGGGAATATACCTTTCCCCATACTTAACGTTGCGATAGGAAACCCAGTTTGTTCTACGAGTTGATATAAATATTCTTTAGCGTGAAATCGATCTACTTCAAAATCCGCTAAAATTACAGGTTTTTTGGCGCTTTTTATTTTTGAAGTGGCATGTAAAAGCATTTTATCCAGCGTTTCTTTATTACTTAAAATCGGTTTATGTAAAATTGGTTCCGTAGGTTTATTAATTGGTTTATTATACACATCAATCGGCAAATTAATATGAACTGGGCGTTTCTCGCGCCAACATGCGCGTAACACGCGATCGATTTCCTCAGCTGCATGTTCAGGGGTTAAATTTGTTTGTGCTACAGTAATTTCTCGATACATATTGGAAAAGTGATCAAACTTTCCATCGCCTAAAGTATGATGAACAAGCTCTCCATTTTCCATTACTGTTGTTGGTGGTGTCCCCGTGATTTTTATAACTGGTACGTTTTCGGCATATGAGCCAGCAACTCCGTTTAGAGCGCTTAATTCTCCAACGCCAAAGGTGGTAATAAGAGCTGCAATTCTTTTTATGCGAGCGTATCCATCTGCAGCATATGCCGCATTTAATTCATTACAATTGCCAATCCACTTTAAATTTTCATGTGCCATCACATCATCTAAAAAGGCAAGATTATAATCACCAGGAACACCAAATATATGCTCGATTCCTAATTCACGTAGTCGATCTAATAAATATGTACTTACGGTATATTGCGTTTTCAAGTGAATCATCTCCTAATTGTGCAACGAATATTTCAATAAACTAAAGAAGTTCCAATGCGTTCATTAAAATATAGATTACTGGATTGTGGTATAATTTACATACAGGGGGAAAGTAGATGACACAACATAAAGAAGAACAGATGAATGAAGCATTAGCACTATTTTACTTTGCATATAAAACATTTACTGAAAAGCCAGATGAAATTATAAAAGAGTATGGTATACAACGAGTACATCACCGAATTTTATTTTTTATCGCACGCTTTCCAGGGATAAGTGTTAATGAGTTATTATCGCTGTTAGAAATAAGTAAACAAGCTCTTCACGGACCACTCCGTCAACTTGTGGAAAAGAGCTTAATTGAGAGTAATGAAGCTACACATGACCGCCGTGTGAAACAGTTGTCTTTAACAGAAAAAGGTGTGAATTTAGAGAGAAAACTGAGCGATGTACAAAGGCAACAAATGAGTGCTATTTTTTCAAAATTTGGTGAATCATGTGAAGAAAACTGGCATCAAGTTATGAATGAAATGGCAAATAGTCGTTCTGGTTTTGATGCATGGATATCAAAACGAGAAATACCAGTTGATCAAAAGTAATGAATAAAAACTTCTGTTTTATAGTTTGAAAAAGATAAAGTTTTATCCATACATTTGGCAAATATGAATAAATCATAGTATGTGTGGATAAAAAAATTACATTACCAAAAACTTTATATGTGCACGCAATGGAGCATTAAAATTCATATTTCCGAGAGGGGAATTATAATGATAAAACTTGTACTTATTCGTCACGGACAAAGTTTATGGAATCTTGAAAATCGTTTTACTGGATGGACAGATGTTGATTTATCAGAGAATGGATTAAGTGAAGCGAGAGAAGCAGGAGCGATATTAAAGAAAAATGGATATACTTTTGATGTTGCTTATACATCTGTATTAAAACGAGCTATTCGGACGTTATGGATTGTACTTCATGAGATGGATCTTGCCTGGGTCCCAGTACATAAATCTTGGAAGCTAAATGAAAGACATTATGGTGCATTGCAAGGGTTGAATAAAGATGAAACAGCTCAAAAATATGGTGAGGAGCAAGTTCATATTTGGAGAAGAAGTATTGATGTAAGACCACCTGCTCTTACTGAGGATGATCCTAGGTATGAAATGAATGATCCAAGATATAAAGCACTGAAAAAAGGTGAGTTTCCATTGACAGA from Bacillus basilensis includes the following:
- a CDS encoding alpha-keto acid decarboxylase family protein, giving the protein MIHLKTQYTVSTYLLDRLRELGIEHIFGVPGDYNLAFLDDVMAHENLKWIGNCNELNAAYAADGYARIKRIAALITTFGVGELSALNGVAGSYAENVPVIKITGTPPTTVMENGELVHHTLGDGKFDHFSNMYREITVAQTNLTPEHAAEEIDRVLRACWREKRPVHINLPIDVYNKPINKPTEPILHKPILSNKETLDKMLLHATSKIKSAKKPVILADFEVDRFHAKEYLYQLVEQTGFPIATLSMGKGIFPEKHPQFIGIYTGDVSSPYLRKRIDESDCIISIGVKLTDTITGGFTQGFTKEQVIEIHPYTVKIIDKKYGPVVMKDVLQQLSDVIEHRNEETLDIKPFISESLSITEKFNPKPQMVTQKRFWQQMYQFLQENDVLIVEQGTPFFGSAAIHLPNNTTYVAQPLWGSIGYTLPALLGTQLADLSRRNILIIGDGSFQLTVQELSTILRQNLKPIIFLINNNGYTVERAIHGQNEPYNDIQMWDYTKLANVFGSEEKSLTFKVEYETGLAEVLTEITLNKNQLIFVEVIMSQGDQPELLAKLGKRFGKQNA
- a CDS encoding bifunctional 2-polyprenyl-6-hydroxyphenol methylase/3-demethylubiquinol 3-O-methyltransferase UbiG, with protein sequence MKNETLHIQEDIIEMLDSLLRPAEPFWNEFYKNREKDVPFFENVPDENLVSYIQKKRVSKGKVLELGCGPGRNAIYLANEGFDVTAVDLSIEGINWAKERALAKEIEIHFICDSIFNLEGQNDFDFVYDSGCLHHIPPHRRINYVNLIKNSLKSGGYFGLTCFAAGDLDERNGSEISDWDVYRGWSLQGGLAYSEEKLREIFKEFEVIEIRKMKQIEQPNTMFGESFLWTALFKKK
- the exsF gene encoding exosporium protein ExsF, which encodes MRSSSRKLTNFNCGAQAPSTLPALGFAFNATSPQFATLFTPLLLPSTGPNPNITVPVINDTISTGTGIRIQVAGIYQISYTLTISLDNVPVAPEAARFFLTLNSSTNIIAGSGTAVRSNIIGTGEVDVSSGVILINLNPGDLIQIVPVEVIGTVDIRSAALTVAQIR
- a CDS encoding IS3 family transposase (programmed frameshift), with amino-acid sequence MAKFTADEKIQIVLRYLNGNESYREMGRSIGISDTIILNWVNQYKQNGVEAFLKRCTNYTQQFKLDVLNFMIENGMSLFETAAIFNIPAPSTISVWKKQFETQGIDALQSKKKGRLSMKKDSNKQLKQALAEGSVEALEARIQQLEMENEYFKKVECLSSKQGKITKQDKAQVVYELRHKYSVKALVELATIPRSTYYDLVKKMNRPDVDADLKAEIKAIYEENEGRYGYRRIRDELTNRGQKVNHKKVQRIMKELGLKCVVRMKKYKSYKGKVGRIAPNFLERNFHTDAPNQKWVTDITEFKLFGEKLYVSPVLDLYNGEIITYTIGSRPTYSLVSEMLEKALERLPETHQLLMHSDQGWHYQMRQYVCTLESRAIVQSMSRKGNCYDNAVIENFFGIMKSEFLYIKEFESVEHFKRELEKYIDYYNTKRIKAKLKMSPVQYRTHFYQAA
- the gpmA gene encoding 2,3-diphosphoglycerate-dependent phosphoglycerate mutase, which encodes MIKLVLIRHGQSLWNLENRFTGWTDVDLSENGLSEAREAGAILKKNGYTFDVAYTSVLKRAIRTLWIVLHEMDLAWVPVHKSWKLNERHYGALQGLNKDETAQKYGEEQVHIWRRSIDVRPPALTEDDPRYEMNDPRYKALKKGEFPLTECLVDTEKRVLDYWHSEIAPKLKNGNKVIISSHGNTIRSLVKYLDNLSSDGVVSLNIPTSIPLVYELDENLRPIRHYYLSMDGEVPEGEIPKHITF
- a CDS encoding MarR family winged helix-turn-helix transcriptional regulator, encoding MTQHKEEQMNEALALFYFAYKTFTEKPDEIIKEYGIQRVHHRILFFIARFPGISVNELLSLLEISKQALHGPLRQLVEKSLIESNEATHDRRVKQLSLTEKGVNLERKLSDVQRQQMSAIFSKFGESCEENWHQVMNEMANSRSGFDAWISKREIPVDQK
- a CDS encoding VOC family protein produces the protein MSNTNQKITTFLMFEGKAEEAMNFYTSLFDQSEIVSISRYDENGPGKEGTVIHATFTLHGQEFMCIDSYVNHNFTFTPAMSLYVTCDTEEEIETAFNKLAQDGAVLMPLGAYPFSKKFGWLNDKYGVSWQLTLAE
- a CDS encoding undecaprenyl-diphosphatase encodes the protein MSFSQLNIDAFRAINDLGKQYSSLNSTMVFLAEYMVYFLGLIIIAYWFTQSRQNKMVIIQAMIAFITAEIIGKLAGKLHLNYQPFAVLPNVNKLVDHAVDNSFPSDHTILFFSICFSFWLVHKKARWLWLVLAFCVAISRIWVGVHYPFDVLTGALIGIISALFSYWLTPQITFIKQLLNLYEKIEQHVLPSKNHSKNF